The window CTCGAAATTCTGTCCCAGGTATACTTTTCTAACCATTTCATCGGCAGCCAATTCTTCCGGTTCTCCTGCCTTTAAGATGCTTCCTTCAAACATGAGGTAAGATCGTTCTGTAATGGCAAGGGTTTCCTGAACGTTGTGGTCTGTAATAAGAATGCCAATATTTTTGTCTTTAAGATGGGCAACGATACGTTGTATGTCTTCAACAGCAACCGGATCGACCCCGGCAAAAGGCTCATCCAGTAATATAAAGCTGGGGTCAGTTGCCAGTGCACGGGCAATTTCGGTTCGCCTTCTTTCTCCTCCGGATAGTAAGTCGCCCCTGTTTTTACGGATATGCCCCAGGCTGAATTCATCAATAAGGGCCTCCATCTTCATATACTGCTCTTTTTTTGAGAGCTTTGTAAGCTGGAGTACACTCAGAATATTTTCTTCAATACTTAACTTTCTGAACACCGAAGCTTCTTGAGCCAGGTACCCTATCCCGTGCTGTGCACGTTTATACATGGGGAAATCTGTGATTTCAGTATTGTCCAGGTAAATTTTCCCTCCATTTGGTTTGATAAGGCCAACGATCATATAAAATGAAGTGGTTTTACCGGCTCCATTCGGGCCAAGCAAACCGACAATCTGGCCTCTGTTCACTTCCAGGGATATTCCCTTCACTACTTTTCGTCCTTTATAGGACTTCATTATATTTTCGGCTCTTAGCTTCATGTCTTGGAGTTCAGAATTTCAAAAATAGACAAATACTTATGAAAACAGCTGCTTTTAAAGAAACATTAAGAATTGTTGTTTGACTCTTCGAGCGCATCCCAAAATTCGTATGCCCTTCTCAAATGTGGGATAACAATAGTACCCCCAACCAACGTGGCTATACTCAATGCTTCAAAAACCTCTTCCTTTCTCAAACCTTCTTTGTGGCAGGTCTCTAAATGGTATTTTACACAATCGTCACAACGTAATACGGCAGATGCCACAAGGCCAAGTAATTCTTTGGTTTTTACATCCAATGCGCCCGGCATGTAAGCATTGGTATCTAAATTGAATATACGTTTCGTTACTTTGTCGGTATCCTCTAAAATGCGCTTGTTCATTTTAGCTCGATACGCGTTAAATTCTTCTACTTGATTAGGCATTTTTGGTCAATGAATTTTGTTCTTGTTCTCTTCTTTTTTCCCTTTTCAGTACAATTTTCGAGATAATGATACTCGCTTCATAGAGGATAGCAATCGGGATTGCAACGATAATTTGGCTAGCCACATCAGGAGGGGTTATTAATGCTGAAAGGATGAGCACAATAACCAAAGATATTTTTCGGTATTTCTTTAAGAATTCAGGTGTTACGACACCTATTTTCGTTAGGAAAAATATAAGAATTGGGAGTTCAAATATAATACCACAAGCTAGTACAGATGACCGGACTGTGGAAATATACGAGGCTAAATCTATATCGTTAAAAACTTCTTTGCTGACCGTGTAATTTGCCAGAAAATTAACCGATAAAGGAGAAATGATATAGTAACCGAAAAGCACACCGGTAAAGAATAAAAGGGAGGCTACAAAAATAAAACCCTTGGCATGCTTACGTTCATTTTCATATAAACCCGGACTTATAAACTTCCATAGTTCGTATAAGATGTAAGGGAAGCCCAGTATGATTCCTGCCCATATCGAGGTCCACATATGCGCAGAGAACTGTCCGGCCATAGTCCGGCTTTGAATTCTAAACTGGGGACCTTCGCAAAAGGATTCATTCAGACCTAAGGTTCTTGCAATATCGCAGAAAAATCGATATGTTATGAATTCTGGCTTTTTGGGGCCTAAAATAATTACATCAAAAATAAAATGCTTAGCAAAAAATGCAATAATTGCAATTATTAAAATAGCAGCTGTTGATCTTATTAAATGCCATCTTAGCTCTTCTAAGTGGTCAAGAAAAGACATTTCCTGAGCGTTTTTCTTTGCCATTATATAATTCCTTCTTTTATTAAATCGTGTAAGTGAATAACTCCTGCGTATTTCCCGTTTTCTTCCACAACGAGTTGAGAGATGCCGTTACTTTCCATAAGTTCAAGGGCATCGACAGCCATAGCATCGGCCTCTATGGTTTTTGGGTTTCCCGACATGATATCTGCGGCTTTCAAGCCGTTTATTTTATCGTGTTTGTTAAGCATTCTACGGATATCCCCATCAGTAATGATCCCTACAATTTTCCCATGATCAGTAACAGGGGCAACACCGAGCATCTTTTCAGTAATTTCAACAATGACATCTTTGACAGGGGTATTGGTGCCAACTTCAGGTTTCATGTTAGATGCAGAAATATCATGCACCCTTAAATACAGTTTTTTACCCAGGGCACCGCCGGGATGGTATTTAGCAAAATCTCTGCTTCCGAATTCTTTTAGTTCTAATAAACAGATGGCCAACGCATCTCCAATCACTAATTGAGCAGTTGTACTGGATGTTGGTGCAAGATTATTAGGGCAGGCTTCTTTCTCAACATAAGCATTTAAAACATAGTCGGCCTGCTGTCCTAAAAACGAATCTTTATTGGCTGTAATGGCAATAAGTTTGTTAGGGCCGTTTTTTAATAAAGGAACCAATACTTTTATTTCGGGGGTATTCCCGCTTTTTGAGATGCAAATAATAACATCGTCCTGTTGTATTGTTCCTAAATCTCCATGTATGGCATCGGCGGCATGCATAAAGATGGCAGGCGTTCCGGTAGAGTTTAAAGTGGCTACGATCTTAGTGGCTATGATCGCGCTTTTACCAATACCGGTTATAACTACGCGTCCTTTTGAATTGTAAATATATTCTATGGCATCTGCAAATTCTTCATCAACCAAACTACTAAGATGTTGAATTGCTTCACATTCTGTGTCAATAGCTTTTTTTGCTGTAGCTATGATTGTATCTTTGCGTTTCAAACTTTGTGTTTTATATGATTTGTAATAAATAAAGAATGTATTATCTTTAGTTGTGCAAATGTATGTAAAATAGTAAAACGATAGGATGGATACAGCTGAAATTGACTTACACGCGGCGCTGAAGCAGTATTTTGGATTTGGTCAGTTTAAGGGATTACAGGAAGGTGTTATAAAGAGCATCGTAAACAATAAGAATACTTTTGTTATTATGCCTACGGGAGGTGGGAAATCGTTGTGTTACCAGCTTCCGGCCTTAGTTAGTGAAGGCACGGCAATTGTGGTTTCCCCATTAATCGCATTAATGAAGAATCAGGTTGACGCCATTAGAGGTATCTCGGAAGATAGTGGCGTGGCTCATGTGTTAAATTCTTCATTGAATAAAACTGAAGTAAAAAAAGTAAAAAGTGATATTAAGAACGGTGTGACAAAATTGTTATATGTAGCACCGGAATCACTTACAAAAGAAGAGTATGTAGAATTTTTACGTTCTGTTGAACTTTCTTTTGTAGCTGTTGATGAAGCGCATTGTATTTCTGAATGGGGTCACGATTTTAGACCCGAATACAGAAATCTCCGTACCATAATCAAACGTTTAGGAGATGATATTCCGATCATTGCCCTAACAGCAACTGCTACCCCTAAAGTGCAGGAAGATATTATTAAAAACCTGCAAATGGGAGATGCGAAAGTTTTTAAAGCGTCGTTTAACAGACCGAACCTGTATTATGAGGTGCGACCTAAAACGAAAAATGTCGATGCAGATATTATCCGGTTTGTAAAACAGAATGCCGGAAAATCGGGTATTATCTATTGTCTAAGCCGTAAAAAGGTAGAAGAACTGGCACAAACATTACAGGTGAATGGAATTAAGGCGGTTCCATATCATGCCGGGCTGGATGCAAAAACGCGGGCGAAACATCAGGATATGTTCTTAATGGAAGATATTGATGTGGTTGTTGCCACGATTGCATTTGGAATGGGGATGAACAAGCCTGATGTTCGTTTTGTGATTCACCACGATATTCCGAAAAGTATTGAAAGCTATTATCAGGAAACCGGCAGGGCTGGCAGAGATGGAGGAGAAGGACATTGTCTGGCTTTCTATTCATATAAGGATATCGAGAAGCTCGAAAAATTTATGAGCGGCAAGCCTGTAGCAGAACAGGAAATTGGTTTTGCCTTGCTACAGGATATCGTGGCTTATGCAGAAACTTCAATGTCCAGAAGGAAATACATACTTCATTATTTCGGGGAGGAGTTTGACGAAGTAAATGGCGATGGGGCAGATATGGATGACAATGTCCGTCATCCCAAAAAGAAACACGAAGCAAAAAACGAGGTTGTAACACTTCTTAAAACAGTAAAAGATACCAAACAGAAATTTAAGAGCAAAGAAATTGTTAATACCTTAATAGGAAAGGTGAATGCCCTTATAAAATCTCATAAGACGGATGAAAAGCCTTTTTTCGGCCTCGGAAAGGACCGTGATAATAAATACTGGATGGCGTTAATACGTCAGGTACTGGTATCAGGATTGCTGAAAAAAGAAATAGAGCAATATGGAGTTTTGCAGTTAACCAGGGCCGGAAAAGAATTTATTGAAAAACCGAAGTCGTTTACGATGACGGAAGATCATGTATACGACGATGTTGAGGACGACTCTATTGTTACGGCATCAAAAGGTGGAGGTGTGGTAGCAGATGATAAATTGTTGGTAATGTTAAAGGACCTCCGCAAAAAAGAAGCCGTAAAGCACAATATCCCGCCATTTGCTGTTTTTCAGGACCCGTCATTAGAAGATATGGCTTTAAAATATCCTATCAGTATCGAGGAATTTGGCAATATACACGGGGTAGGAGAAGGAAAGGCAAAAAAATATGCCAAGCCTTTTGCAGACCTGATTAAAAGGTATGTGGATGATAACGACATAACAAGACCGGACGATCTGGTTGTGAAGTCAACCGGGGCCAATTCAACCCTTAAGCTGTATATCATTCAGAATATTGACAGAAAACTGGCTTTAGATGATATAGCTGATGCGAAAGGGCTTAGTATGGAAGAACTCATTAAAGAAATGGAACAGATAGTTTATATGGGAACGAAGCTCAATATAGATTACTGGATTAATGAGATATTGGATGAAGACCAGCAAGAAGAAATATACGAGTATTTCATCGATGCTGAAACAGATAAGATCTCTGATGCCATTGAAGAGTTTGACGGAGACTATGAAGATGACGAACTGAGATTATACCGGATAAAATTCATAAGCGAAGTCGCTAATTAAAAGAAGACCGTCTAAAAGGTGTCAAAATGTTATTCTGAATTTATTTCTGAATAACATCATGTTGGTTCACAGATTATGGTGAAAACCTGAAACGAATTCGGGTTGGCGGAAACAGACCTTTTAGACGGCCTCTTTTTAGATGTTACAAATTTCAAAA of the Zhouia spongiae genome contains:
- the lptB gene encoding LPS export ABC transporter ATP-binding protein, with product MKLRAENIMKSYKGRKVVKGISLEVNRGQIVGLLGPNGAGKTTSFYMIVGLIKPNGGKIYLDNTEITDFPMYKRAQHGIGYLAQEASVFRKLSIEENILSVLQLTKLSKKEQYMKMEALIDEFSLGHIRKNRGDLLSGGERRRTEIARALATDPSFILLDEPFAGVDPVAVEDIQRIVAHLKDKNIGILITDHNVQETLAITERSYLMFEGSILKAGEPEELAADEMVRKVYLGQNFELRKKKLDFNAK
- a CDS encoding carboxymuconolactone decarboxylase family protein, whose amino-acid sequence is MPNQVEEFNAYRAKMNKRILEDTDKVTKRIFNLDTNAYMPGALDVKTKELLGLVASAVLRCDDCVKYHLETCHKEGLRKEEVFEALSIATLVGGTIVIPHLRRAYEFWDALEESNNNS
- the tatC gene encoding twin-arginine translocase subunit TatC → MAKKNAQEMSFLDHLEELRWHLIRSTAAILIIAIIAFFAKHFIFDVIILGPKKPEFITYRFFCDIARTLGLNESFCEGPQFRIQSRTMAGQFSAHMWTSIWAGIILGFPYILYELWKFISPGLYENERKHAKGFIFVASLLFFTGVLFGYYIISPLSVNFLANYTVSKEVFNDIDLASYISTVRSSVLACGIIFELPILIFFLTKIGVVTPEFLKKYRKISLVIVLILSALITPPDVASQIIVAIPIAILYEASIIISKIVLKREKRREQEQNSLTKNA
- a CDS encoding KpsF/GutQ family sugar-phosphate isomerase; translation: MKRKDTIIATAKKAIDTECEAIQHLSSLVDEEFADAIEYIYNSKGRVVITGIGKSAIIATKIVATLNSTGTPAIFMHAADAIHGDLGTIQQDDVIICISKSGNTPEIKVLVPLLKNGPNKLIAITANKDSFLGQQADYVLNAYVEKEACPNNLAPTSSTTAQLVIGDALAICLLELKEFGSRDFAKYHPGGALGKKLYLRVHDISASNMKPEVGTNTPVKDVIVEITEKMLGVAPVTDHGKIVGIITDGDIRRMLNKHDKINGLKAADIMSGNPKTIEADAMAVDALELMESNGISQLVVEENGKYAGVIHLHDLIKEGII
- the recQ gene encoding DNA helicase RecQ, producing MDTAEIDLHAALKQYFGFGQFKGLQEGVIKSIVNNKNTFVIMPTGGGKSLCYQLPALVSEGTAIVVSPLIALMKNQVDAIRGISEDSGVAHVLNSSLNKTEVKKVKSDIKNGVTKLLYVAPESLTKEEYVEFLRSVELSFVAVDEAHCISEWGHDFRPEYRNLRTIIKRLGDDIPIIALTATATPKVQEDIIKNLQMGDAKVFKASFNRPNLYYEVRPKTKNVDADIIRFVKQNAGKSGIIYCLSRKKVEELAQTLQVNGIKAVPYHAGLDAKTRAKHQDMFLMEDIDVVVATIAFGMGMNKPDVRFVIHHDIPKSIESYYQETGRAGRDGGEGHCLAFYSYKDIEKLEKFMSGKPVAEQEIGFALLQDIVAYAETSMSRRKYILHYFGEEFDEVNGDGADMDDNVRHPKKKHEAKNEVVTLLKTVKDTKQKFKSKEIVNTLIGKVNALIKSHKTDEKPFFGLGKDRDNKYWMALIRQVLVSGLLKKEIEQYGVLQLTRAGKEFIEKPKSFTMTEDHVYDDVEDDSIVTASKGGGVVADDKLLVMLKDLRKKEAVKHNIPPFAVFQDPSLEDMALKYPISIEEFGNIHGVGEGKAKKYAKPFADLIKRYVDDNDITRPDDLVVKSTGANSTLKLYIIQNIDRKLALDDIADAKGLSMEELIKEMEQIVYMGTKLNIDYWINEILDEDQQEEIYEYFIDAETDKISDAIEEFDGDYEDDELRLYRIKFISEVAN